Below is a window of Colletes latitarsis isolate SP2378_abdomen chromosome 5, iyColLati1, whole genome shotgun sequence DNA.
CTCGCTGTGTCGATACTTGTTCGTCGCCGGGTTGTTCCTCGGCCGTCTTCTAGGTATCACCACCGCGCCTTGCGCGATGGCGTCCGCTGGTTCCGCGTAAAAGGGACTCCCTTGTTTCGATTCCGGCGTCAAAGGGCTGTTGCTCTCCGATTTCGTCAACAACACGAGCTTGTTCCTGGGAGGCGTCACCGTGCTCGGACTGTTCAACGAATTCGCGCTGCCTGTGCAGAGAAAAGTCATTGTTCCGTCAAACCTATCCTAATTGAAATAAAAGTGTTCCAAACTCTCTTCTACTTGGAGGCATCGTCGGTAGGTACTCACAAACTCGAGACAACAGGTCGGGTTTCCTTCCCATTCCCGTCTCCTCCGGCGATCCGTTCCCTTGGTCGGCAGATCTCGCGTCCTGCACAGGCTTGAAGCTGCTGAACTCCGGGCTGGTCGTTTCCTTGTAACTCAGTTTCTCGTTCCCGATCGACTTGTCGTTCCTCACGATCATCCTGTTGTTCCTCACGATCAGCTGTTCGTTCGTTGGCAATCGATCGTTCAAGTTCCTCTCGGCGGGATTCACCGGTTTCTCTTGAACCGTCAGTCGATCGTTGGAGTTCCTCAGCCGTTCCTGAGGATTCGGGGGGCCGTCGTTTCGCGCTAGCTTGTCATTCGGCGACCAGGTGGACTGATTCGACTGGTCGGTCGTGTTCCAGATGTCCTCGTAGTCCGAGATCTTGTCGCCCGGCGAGCTACGGTAATACGACTCCAGGATGTCCGATTCTTGGTAGTGTTGCGAGTTCTTGCGGGCCTCCCGGTCCCGTCTTCGCTTCGACTTGCTCGTGCTCGACGGCGTCGTCGGCGAGAGAACGTTCGGCGTCTTGACGCCCGCGTTCGGGACTAGTTTCGACATCGGGGAGAGTACGGGCGTCATCGGTGACAACGGAGACTTGACGGAGAAGCTCGAGGCGAGCGATTTGTTCGAGGTCGCGCTCTGAGGGCTCAGCAAGGACGTGTTCGGATCGGAGGGAGTGTTCTGCAACCGCGAAACAAACGGATCGATCGAAACGAAAGACTCTAAAGTCACCTAATCTCGTTACCTGTAAACTACTACCGACGTCGTTCGTCTGGTTCACGTTGAACGTGACCGTGGTGGTGACCGTGAAATTGTTTTGCGCGTGCCCCATTCCCGGCTTGGCCCATCTCGGAGGCGGGGGCGGCGGAGTCCTGACGTTCTGTCCGACCGTTTGATTATCCCCGACGATGTTCCTGATCTCCGGCAGCACCGGTGAATTCGTGCACGACAGGTTGTTGAACGCGGACACGTTTTGGTGAAAATTCGACGCGGACGAGAACCTGGTCCTGCACAGCTCGACCATCGTCGACTTGGAGGTCTCTGCGGTGGTGGTTTTGGTTTCAAAAGTAACCCTGGTGTCTTGGACCGGGCTCAACACGTTGCTCTCCACGTTGTGAACTACCGGAGACGGGCAACGCACGCTTTGTACCAGATTCGGCGAGATCAACTTCTGCGAGAGCTTCTCGCTCGGCGACATTTTATCCTTCTTCGCGTCCAGGGGTTCGTTGAAAGTCGTCAGGTTGAGAGTGTTGGGCGGCGTTGGCCGCGGCTGACGGGGCAACGACGACGCGAAGGTCGACGTCGAGCTTCCTGCAACCGATAAGCAAACCTAAGATCAGGAATTCGTCGACGGTCGCTCGTAAATAGAAATACTTTGCTTCGACAACGACTAGCTTTTACTAAAAAGTGACGACTTACGCGTGTCGTGCGACGATATCGGCGCGAGATTCAGCACTATACTTTCCGTCGTAGGCGTGTGAACGGTGTTGTTATTGTTGTTGCCTGCAATACAATCCATTACTAACTTTCAATTTCGTTTTAACTTAGCTTCGATTGAACTTACCGCCGCGAAAGCTGCTTAAACTAGAAGTGTTGCTACTGCTGCTTTCCGGTGGTTTCGGGTTAGCCATCGGGTATCGCCAGAATTCCTGACCCAAAAGCGCCAGCGAGGAAAGCTGCTGCCTATTTTTGGCTTCGCGCATCGCCCTTGGCAGTGTCAATTGGACTGGTAATTCGTCACTGCTTGCCAAAGGAAAGCAAACAAATCAACGCGAATTAAGGCTGGCACGGTACTGGAATAATACGAGGCGAAGTATCCCGAGCGCTCATGAATCGTTAATCGAACCGTGTAAAAGGAAAAATGGCTCGATTATcgcgaaaacccggtttaatagcGCGAATGTGGCTTTCCAGTGCCTCCATTAGCCGTCTAAATAATCTCAGGGCACGATCGAAGCGACTTTCACCCGGCAGGTTTCGTTCGTAACTTTGCTCCGCTTCCACTCTTAAGAATTCGATAAATTATGCAACGCGAAAGCTCGCGGCTGGACTGATCCTCCGTTTTCTTTTCGACCGTGAATAGATCGAGAGCCGATCCGCGTCGCTTCTAAAGATTTTAAAAAATCCCCGATAGAATGGACGAACCTCTAGTTTCGCGGGAAGGGGGATTAGGGTGTTGTCGCGGTGGCCTTGAACGGCCAGTTGGGTTTGCACCGTGTACAGCGAACGATGGTATCTGGGCACGCAGAAGGTGAACGCGAAGAGAGGCCACTCACCAGCACTGAGAATAGTGGGCGATCAACGAGGGGATGTTGTCGAACCTGTTCTCGCTGGTTTCCAAGCTCAGCTTCCCCttgttggcttggatcaggtaatgCTCGATGTAAGGTCCCTTTCCTGGCGGCAGACGCACGGAGAGGGCCATCGTGTCGCTCTGACTCGATTGTCGGACCACGAAGTTCTGCAATCGACAACAAAGCTTATCTACCAACGAGTCTCCTACGAGTTTACGCAAACGCGAAACAAAGTTATTTTAGAGAAACATCCTCGTTAAAAATTTACACTGTTGCATAATTTCGTACATTATCCCTCGAAGACTGGTATTAGCGACCGACATTCGAAAGTGCGGTGTCCTCCCTACAAGGACAGAGGAAACAAAGCTGGAAGAAAGAGAGGCAGGAAAAGGCCGAGGCTCTTTATGCTCGTCCCTCTGCTCGTTCTTCTTCCATCCCCCGGCCGGGATCTCCTTCCTCTTTAAGGGACAAAACCCTTTAGACTGTCCCAGCGAGTTCGTTTTAATCGTTACAATGGAACGCGTCCCTTCTTTCTCTATGTTTCGTATCCATTTCTTCAACGCTAGATCAACCAACTGACTCAAAATAACTTGCTTCCTCGGTTCTTATAATCGATTacttttcttctatttttcttCTGTATATCTGTATACCGAGAATTACCATTTCGAGTTACAGAGAGGCGAAAAATTCCAGTATTATCCATTGGGTTTTGCTCGCGATTCTCTGGACGGGCGGTTTCGCGCAATCACTGGTTTCAACGCTGGTAGAGGGGGTGTCTCGCCTATGGAGGAGTAATTACGAGCAGCATTGTTTTTCGGCCGTGCAATTCGTCCGTAGCCTCTGATGCGACAGAGGGATGAACGGAGCAGGACGATTAACAAACCTGGAAAACAATGAACCACCGCGAAAACAATGCTGCCACAATGGCACGGCTCGTTCGCAGTCGTTCTTCTGCTGATTACAGCCTCTCTTCCTCTCTGTATCGTTCACGGCGCCTCATTTTCCTTATTCGTCCGCTGGAAAAAGAAAACTGTTTGCCGTGAAAATGGCATCTCTTTGCTACCGACCACGGTCCAAGGCTCTATGGATTTTTCGTCAGTTTTTACTCGTTGCTCGTTCTTTAATACCATGGCCAGAGAGATCCTGCTTTCTCTTTTTCCTTTTATTCGAAACGATGAAActtcttttttctcaagtacctCTATTAACGCGTCTTACCGTTTCAAGATATACATATACTGGTCTCCTATTCTGATGGAGAGAGATGCTATATCTTGCCGCTTATACCACCTCGTATCTTCCGTTTcctgtttatacagggtgttcggccacccctgggaaaaattttaatgagggattctagaggccaaaataagacgaaaatcaagaataaaaatttgttgatggaggcttcgttaaaaagttattaacaattaaattcaacaatttcaaatcgttctgaaaaaattattttcagctgcgggggtcaattacaatcatttttggtcattacacatacctccgaaatcctatccactttcgagaaaaaaattcgagaaggtgttgaagtttttcgacgaaaaaaaaatttatcaaatcgttttggaaaaattattttcggttgcggggtcaattacaatcatttttggtcattacacgtaccctcgaaatcctacgcactatcgagaaaaaaattccttaccgaaaatctaatttggcgcctaaatttttcgacgaaaaaaaaaaattttaaaacgttctggaaaaaatatttttagttgcaggggtaaattacaataatttttggtcattagacatactcccggaattctacccactttcgagaaaaaaattcgagaatgtgtgaaatttttcgacggaaaaaaaaaattccaaatcgttttggaaaaaatatttttagttgcaggggtcaattacaataatttttggtcattacgcataccctcgaaatcttgcgcattttctagaaaaaaatttattatgggcggaactttaaacgttaataattttttaacaaagcctcgatcaacaaattggttttcttgattttcgtcttattttggcctctagaatcccccattaaaatttttcccaggagtggccgaacaccctgtataaaggtgCGATACGACGTCGCATAAACGCAAGGGGGATATTGGTCTCCAACGCCACAGTTCGTTAGCTCTTAGTTTTTCTGTTCGATTGCAGTTTAGTTCAAGAGACATACAAAAAGGGTGTCTCTTCCAACGTGTAATAGAAATAGAGTATAACGATTATCGAAAGCTAAATCTGAGTATTCTATTTCATAAACCAATTTCTAATAAAAGATTGACGAAACGACGACGAAAGATGGGCCTTGCGATCCTGCATAAAGTTTTCTAGCATTGTGTCGACTGTGTTACAGCGTTCGAATCGCTCGACGAGTCTCAAGGTAGTTTGACTTTCGACGACGATTGCGACCGCGACAGACATTGACACGGTTTTCAGTCTGGGACCGGTCACCTCGACTCCTATTCTTCTCCGCATATTAGATAAGACTGTGCACGGTTCGCTTCGATTGTTCGACGCTGATGCATCGTGTGATCGGAAAAAGAGATAACCGGCCAAACAATGCTTGTCGTCGGGAAGTGGAAGCAGCACAGATGGAGAGTTTTGATCGGTTCTCGTACGAAAAGTTTCTTTGTTTCCAACGGTGTCGTTCCACGCGTCGTTTAGATTGAGCGAACGCAACTTCGTGCTACTCTTCTGGGACTCATCGTCGAATAATTCGCCcacaaaattgtaaatattgaaGTTCCAGTGTCATTGAATTTGATGAGAAAATCTTTGAGTAACGTTTAGAAACGAAGATCGCTTAGAAACGAGATCGAGACCAGCAAAGATTCTCGCGAAAGCGAGGTCAAGAGTCGCTTGAAATTGCATCAAGATGAGATCAAGACTTCTTCTCCGGAACGATATAATGCCTCTGCGAAAGTAGGATCGAACGAGGGATACTTGAAAACGAGATCAAGACTAGATAGAGACTTGTGAAAATTCAAGCACCGGGTCAAAACTGTTGGTCGATGATGATGCATCCGAGGAGTCTGAGAGTGTCGAGACCGGGTCAAGCGTTTGCTTAACGAAGAGTCGATCGATTGGAATCTCTATAATTCATAATACAGTAAAATTCCAAGAGGAAATgaaacataaaataaaattacagaaacatttctggccacacattatattttcagtaaagaatttttttctcaaaaatgcgtaggattttggggatatgtctattcaccaaaaatgatggtaattgacccctgcagccaaaaatattttttttagaacgatatgaaatttttttttttcaccgaaaaatttagacacctacccctgtcgatttttcttgaaaattcgtttttcatttttagtatttttgtttgacgccctacaaaaaagttgtctaatactttataccaaaaattattgtaatcgactcccgcaaccgaaaataatttttccagaacgatttgaaattttttaattttatcgaaaaattttacacattctcgaatttttttctcgaaactgggtaggatttcgggggtatatctaatgaccaaaaattattgtaatcgactcctgcaaccgaaaataatttttttagaacgatttgaaaatttttttttcgccgaaaaatttaggcacctatcccctgtcgatttttcttaaaaactcatttttcatttttagtaactttgtttgacgccctacaaaaaagttgtctaatacttttttataggtacccatgggctctacttcagaaaaaagtttcattgaaatatattcactattgtaggagttatggctgtttgaaaaattggaccatttttatggggtttttctcattttacggggtgaaggaacaacttttcgaatatttttataattgctacactatattctacactaaaatacgcgtcgtttggctttttaaacatcaagatcgtccaatccgttcagaagttatgacgttttaaagattcgcatgaaaattcgggcagacatttctagcttgaaattatgttttcggtgaggaatttttttctcgaaaatggttaggaattcgagggtatgtctattgaccaaaaatgcttgtaattgacccctgcaactaaaaataatttttccaagacgatttgaaaaaatttattttcacccaaaattttcagcatttactcgaatttttttctcgaaagtgggtaggatttcggaagtatgtgtattcaccaaaaatgcttgcaattgacccccgcaaccaaaaataatttttccagaacgatttgaaatttttgaatttaattgttaataactttttaacggagcctccatcagtcaattggtattcttgattttcgtcttattttggcctctaggatcctttattaaaatttttctcaagagTTTAATATTTGTACTCGGTTTTTAGGAGAAAACCTAACATCTTTGCGTAAAAGTCTCGACGTTTTCACGCTCGGAGAAGAATTTTCTAGTTATTTCGCAGAATGCACGCACGGTACGCGCGGGGACAATTAGCGTTCTAGTTAGGCCATTAGGATGGTATCGTCCCTGGTGGGCAGATCGAGCGTAGCCAAGGTATCTCTCGATGCATCGACCGTTTGGCAAACCGCGCCGGCTTAATATGCAGTAAATGCAAACGACAGACGTTGCCCCGGCGAAATACGGCAGCCTAAACTTCTGGCGGCGTTCCAAACCACGATCCCGCTGAAAATACGCATAACAAGTGGCATTGTTAGCATCCTGCCTCGTAAAAGTCCGCCCTCGAGCCAGGTGGTTCGGCTCGCTTTAAACGTATGTATTTCTTCGCATGGGACGTATGTGCATGCGTTGGTCGCGATTCGCGCGGCAAACTACACAGTCGGCCTTTTTCACGGTTAAAAAGAACGCATCTGCTGGCTATTCGTTCCGTGGGAATGCACTGCGATCGTAATTGCAAGAGGTACCATCCgaaaacgaaaaatgcgaaaccgaCGATACGAGTGTTCTCTTAACGGGTTGGAGTGGAGTGGAGTTTCCAGTTTTCCAGCGATAATCTTCGGTCAAACAATATTTCACGGCCATTGTTTGGCCATTGCCGATCGAACGGTCGGTTTTTCCCTCCGCTGGTATGCCGAACAGCTTCCTAGGACGTTATTTATTACCTGGGGCGCGATTGTTTCTCGCCCTTGGCCATAGCGCAACGCGAGGGCATCCAGACAATGAGGCATTCATGGTTGTAAAGTTTTAGGCTGGAAATTTTCCGGGGGAAATTAGCCGGCAGGAAACACGGATTCGAAGCGCGAGGCTGGTTCCTTTAACGCTGCACAGCGGTCCCCGTGCGTCGAAACattcgaaaaagaaaaacgTGGCCATTACCCTCCGTAACTTTCACTCTCGAGAGAAAAGCCAGCGGGATATTTTTCACAACGATACGCTTTTACCCCCCTGTGTGTTGTTTCCGGTGGAAAAGTTGCTGGTCGGGCGGTCTGCGAGGTTTGCAATTTTCTTAGGTCTAATCGATTCGTTCGAGTGCACTCACCCCTTCTTCTTTGCCTTGCAACAAGTGGAAAGCACCGGCCCTTTGGATGCCAGGAAGGAACCAAATCGGATGGGAGCGTATAAGCCTCTCGATCAGAGTGATGTCACAGGCGACCTCGCTGCCAGAATCTTCCGTTGAGCTGGAAGATCCACCCGAGGTCGCCGAACCTTCCGAGGACAGCGACTCCTCGCTCTGTAAAGTACACGTTGATTAGAAAAGATAGAACGATTCGAAGAAATTAAAGATCTCGCGTGATTTTAGTCGGAAATCCCCGATTCCGCGGACAAGgaagataattaaaaaatacggACACAGGGACTCGTTTTAGAAGAGGGAGCTGGAGAATAAAAAAGGGAGAAGTTAAACGACGGCTAAATAAACGACGACGGGGCATTGGCTGCAAATTGAGATAACCGGCGAATGGACTTTCGCCGGTTCCCTGCACGACGGTATAATGCGGCATTAGAGTGTATTGTATGACGACCGGAGAGGATTTACACCCCTAGAATTGCAGCTTAAGGGACCGAGATTTCCATATTCGTAGGCGCCGGGCACCTGCGAGTCGCGACTTTGTCCGCCTGTACGCTGAAATTGCTCATCGAAGGGTTTTACGGCGACAAAAAGGAACATGTCCGAGGATTAACGCGATAAAACGTATCTAGAGGTGGTTTCGGACACCTCTTTGGTCAAATTGCTCCTCGTTTGCTAATTCTCAACGCTTTAACAGCCGCTGCCGCGCTTCTCTGATTCTTCGAGTCGTCCAATCGATGTATCCATTTAGGTACTTAACGAATAACATTTTCAATTTATCGTACTCCTTTTTTCCTGCGGGGGGCGAAAGGGAACGACAGGAGGGGTTGAAGGGAATCCGCGAAGGGGTTTGCCGCGTGCCAGAGTTTCGAGcgtaatttaatttgaaatgcAGACTGACGCGCAACGATGTTTCGGGTTAAACGGATTAAACGAGAACGTGCGACGCGTGCCGAACAACCCTTGCGGCTAATTGCGAATCTCTTAATTGCTAGTCGCGATTTTTCGATGCCTCCGTAACGGGATCCGATCGAATGAAAAATTCGAATCGTTGGTTTCACCTGTACATGATGTAGCTGCGTAAGCTGATGATGTTGCAGCGGATTTGGCGGAGGCGTGCTCGGCGAGTTGACAACCTGAACGGTTCCGTGCTGCTGCAGATACGGTTCCAGGAAGACATCGCTCCTGCAACGAGAAAACGGAGACCAGCATCGATCAGCAACGCGTTTATTATCCTCGAACGATGGGAAGATAGGTCGGAAAGCGAAGAGTACGCGATGGACTAACAGGACTGTTTGAAATCTGGGTTGCGGAATTACGGTGGAAAAGAACGACGCAGCGGCCAGCGATACAGAAAATTACCTTCTTCTTATCATTATTCGCaatcaaattattattttcgCTGGAGCGAATAACGAGCCTTGGACTCGAAACGGACGAGTCTCGAGAAAATGACGTTTCGATGctttgttaataaaaaaaaaaggcctTTGCTCGAAACTGAAAAGAGATTGAGACCGTTTCGTTAATGTTATTTCCGAGCATTCCTATAGGGTTTCTCGTTTCTCGTCTAATTAAATCGATACGGGTTTCCGCGGCGCGTACGAGCGGAAAACttcgagcagtcaattaatccgcgGCGTGAAAAATTAGTCAATGACATCCGACTGTTGGGCGGATATCGCGTCCAGGAAAATCGATACGTCGCGACGTAACAAATCGTCCCTTGATGCGCGAGTCCGTTCAAGAGGAAGAAGGATGTCATCACTGTTTTCCTGACGATGATTTATGCCCCGCGAAGCCAAGTCGAGAGCTTTTTAATTACTCGACGATTCCCCTCTGGGGGATGCAAAAATTAAGCTTCGATTAGCCTGCATCGCGGCTTAAGAATACCGTACGTCCCCGAATTCCAATTAAAAAGTATTCGCGGCTGGATCCAAGGTTTCCACAAAGTTCTAAAACGGTCGCAACTCGACGGAAACGGTGTGTCAACAACCGGACACGGCCCTGAGAGTGGCGTCGAGACGCAAACGCAGCGGACGTGGTCCGAGACAGGCCGTTCAACTGTCAAACGCAGAGGACAATAGAGTGGAGAACAGAGCGTGTACCGGGGGGGTGGCAGCCACCGACTTTGCATACGTCAACACCCCTTCCTGCCCATACGATATTCAGCGACAGATTGCGACAAAGTTTGCTCGAAATAAATACCGTTTCAAACTACGTCGGCTTTAGCTAGCTGGTAAATGGAACGCGCAACCGCGCCAATTATTCTCTGGGTTCTGACGCGTCTGCACGgtggcgcaattagctgcgacgCGTCgcacgctttcttgttggctgcTATCGAGGGCGAACAAAAAGGCAGATATCGTTGGAGCGCCTTTTCCTAAACGATTCGTATAAAACTATGTCGCTGTTAGGGAAATGTGGCCCCGATCGAGGGGGCAGGCATACGAAACGAGATGCAATTCGCGGCCAGGCGTCAAATTGGCATCGGCCGGTCGAAAATAACAAAGGGCCAACGACGCGGAAGTTACGTTCCTGATTCGTCGACGAGGACGGTTCGTCGTCTGCGAGATCGGACGGGGGTTGCCATGACGACTGGAGGTTCTCGACACGTGGTCCAGCGGGTGGCTCGTAAGGGTAAAAGAGATTTTTACGTATTAACGAGCGGCCTTGCATCGGGTCTGCACAAGGGATGCGTTCTCCGGTCTCTCCTCGAGAAACGCGTCTCAAAGGAGCAGAATCTCGAGTAGGTACGTCGAGGTCTCAAAGGAACGCCAGCTTACAAGGAGGAATTCTTCTTTGCTCCGGCTTTGCTTTCTTTACGGGTTTCCCAGTCTCGAGGATAATTGTTGCCAGTCTGGCGTTATCGGATAGGCCAGGGGTTGTTTTTTACGCGTTAAATTACTGTCTTCCAAAGACCAAAGGCAGAAACGACAACTTGGATTACGATAGTGCGAAAGAACGACGAAAATCGCCATAACCCGTGGCACAGTAGGTAAGTTCGTTGGCTCGGTCGCATTTACGGAACGACAGAACCCCGAAACGAGAAACTTTCTATTAGTCGAACTTCCTAACCGAGTTATCAGCACTCTGGAAATCACGTGCCCCGACGGTGGAGATTAAATCGACCGGAAGCGGCGTCCTCTTTCCGAGAAGCAGAACCGGATATTGGCGGAAGCCATTCTCCCCCGGACGCCAAGACAATTAATTTGTCTAGTAAGGAGCGGAACGCGATAGCGCGCCGAGGACGTAACAGCCAGCGACGGGGAAAAGTTGAGAAAATTTCGTCCGACGCTCGTTTAATCGGACGTTATAATATACGTACCaccggggtgcgcaaacttttgCAAACGtacgataaaattattttctccacGCTTAATTTCATTGTTTATTTAACCCGTTGCGGGTTGAACTCGAGGATGAGATATCGAGTCTGTTAAAGTGTCTCCCAGAGGCGATTCCTCAACGTCGAAGACTAGGAAACGCGAAACGCCTGGAACAAATGTTGTTTTCCgctgtaccgcaccgaaacgccGTTGTCTGTATCTTCGTATATTGTTTTTCGTAACTGTTGCGACGCGGAACAGCTATCTGCTGTTCTCCACGGCGACTAGCCACGTACGAAGACGATTTCTTTCCAGCGAAACACGTGCAGACGTCTTGACTTCGCGGGATTTATGGACGAAAAACGTTTGCTCGACGAAGAAACGGGAGAAACTGGGGAGGagtgaataatttaaaaatctctAAACAGGAAAAAGTGACGTAGCGtttgaaatattggaaaggaAGATTTGCAAAAACTTTGACGCGCGATAAAAGCGGGTTTCATCTTTTACGAGAACGTTTCGTGATACGACACGTATCCGATGATGTTCGGATTCCCTAGCTCGCGCGAAAGTGGTCAGATAAGTGTCAACACAGGTAAGTAGACGGAAGAAGAGCCAGGAAACGGGAGAGAGAATGGACGAACGGAGGAAGCAAGGTGAAAGAAAAGGGTTCGGAGCAGCAGCCTCTCCGGTTTCTCGTCGGGCGAAACCGAAGCCAAAGAACGACTCTTGGGTTACACGTTGGGAGCACCGAGGCGAGCTTAAGTTACTCGATGCAACACGCGACACTTTGCTCGGCTAAGTACCTCCACGCTCTGTTTCGGCCCTCCTACCTCTGACATTCGCATCACCCGCTATATCGTATCCCCTGGAAAGGGACAACGACGCGTTTAGGGTGGGCTGGGTCCATGGGGTCCCATCGACTCCCCAGGACACTCGATAATCGATCATACGCGATAACAGATTCCCCGATTTTCGATTATTTACGAGACAATTATCGTCGAAAAGGGACTAATGGCGCCCTAAGCGAAAATAATACCCCTTTCCTTGGATTTGTTTTGCTTCGAAAGCTACTGAAAAATTACATATTTTGCCCCAGGGTGCGAACGACGAGCTCTCTGGACGTTGATGGGAATTAAGGGACGAGGGCTTGAAATTTaatctttttaaaaattcatcgcTTTCACGTCGCGTATAATCACTTAGGAGCAACGTCGCTTTTAATTCTCGTTATCCCTCGACGCGAAGGTGTCGTCGTTTCCGCTTGAACCTTATACTTTATTAGAGGCTGGCGAATACAAAGTTCCAGTATCGAAGATTCAAATTGACGAGCTCGTGCGGTTTCGAGAGAAAATTGAATCTAAAGTTTTGTAACAGGCACGGTTGTTCGGCAAACTCTGGGCAAGTTTGGCGAAGCAACGGTCGTCGAAGGATATTCCATTCTATAAATTGCTCGGATCAAACGCGCCGGCCAAATATAGTAATTAAAGGGGTACATAATTACGGAATCCCGGAACGGTCGGTGATCAAAGGTGAATCGTTTGCCCTTTTCCGTCCACGTGACGTCACCGCGTTTATTGGGCTTCCGCGTAAAACATTCCACGGAGAATCCACACGAGGGTTCGTGAAAATTCGCATTACGATTTCTTGTCTGTTGGTACAAAGTCAACCGCGACGAACCAAACCTTTCATTCTCGTGGCGATCGTCAGTTTTCCTAGATTTTCAACTTTTCTAAAGTCTATTCCACCTTCTCGAGGCGCGATCCGATACTTTGTGTGAGAACGGTACGTCGAACGCACGCGTCTGACACCGAAGGGATATTCTCCTTAAATTTTCCCCGGCGCAGGGCTTCTCGTGTGTCCAAAGAATCTGATTTCATGCCAGAAATAGTTTCCTGGGATAGATGACAAAGGGATGGTTCCATCCGTCGTTATCCCCTTTCCGACGTTGAGAAACAGAATCTAATGGC
It encodes the following:
- the Spri gene encoding src homology 2 domain-containing protein sprint isoform X3, which produces MLPPILSNINSNILTLYTNPGSGRSVATRATRGRYAEIGVKRSDVFLEPYLQQHGTVQVVNSPSTPPPNPLQHHQLTQLHHVQSEESLSSEGSATSGGSSSSTEDSGSEVACDITLIERLIRSHPIWFLPGIQRAGAFHLLQGKEEGNFVVRQSSQSDTMALSVRLPPGKGPYIEHYLIQANKGKLSLETSENRFDNIPSLIAHYSQCCSDELPVQLTLPRAMREAKNRQQLSSLALLGQEFWRYPMANPKPPESSSSNTSSLSSFRGGNNNNNTVHTPTTESIVLNLAPISSHDTRSSTSTFASSLPRQPRPTPPNTLNLTTFNEPLDAKKDKMSPSEKLSQKLISPNLVQSVRCPSPVVHNVESNVLSPVQDTRVTFETKTTTAETSKSTMVELCRTRFSSASNFHQNVSAFNNLSCTNSPVLPEIRNIVGDNQTVGQNVRTPPPPPPRWAKPGMGHAQNNFTVTTTVTFNVNQTNDVGSSLQNTPSDPNTSLLSPQSATSNKSLASSFSVKSPLSPMTPVLSPMSKLVPNAGVKTPNVLSPTTPSSTSKSKRRRDREARKNSQHYQESDILESYYRSSPGDKISDYEDIWNTTDQSNQSTWSPNDKLARNDGPPNPQERLRNSNDRLTVQEKPVNPAERNLNDRLPTNEQLIVRNNRMIVRNDKSIGNEKLSYKETTSPEFSSFKPVQDARSADQGNGSPEETGMGRKPDLLSRVCSANSLNSPSTVTPPRNKLVLLTKSESNSPLTPESKQGSPFYAEPADAIAQGAVVIPRRRPRNNPATNKYRHSEPGWLQTPVGGNPNQLHPIDWEESEETEDKTPLISSSVDNLAKRLGTKEAKKIPRAKPVQPPKIRTKVFNDTSWAVDSSWEFIGNEGDDCEPDYDCDADYEGDNMARKFPDEECDRDVVGNTLTVQSIILQRYPELLKPPDTSESLYSDRNSSYDNVEKRNEKEDAVDSRKDQMYDSSEWETPLETDESDAERMNKNKSIKERLDSLLSTPRLQALRNRDNSGTGSTIRLYALQLAADKTTTFSQNIDNFIQCTKEGKEGSPHVVMRNMRQFMSGMKNYLVKHGEREFEKEVEKERLKLKANEFLNLDAILEGVMMGLVVRPLREHVYRLFVEHYATTGSLQTLAESIQHAQGKQVQDLGVRAKIIPPSEPSLERILKYIDRLQKADSPLDKLENLLAAISAIFNSVKLANSGRHVTLGADDLLPLLVWVLVRGKVVDAEVEAEYMWGLLHPSLLTGEGGYYLTTLSSAVHVLKTFKSSQGTMSTLNGSGTPDCSSVLRILVPDELHGSLNTRTLPVRPNMNTREICRILAHKIRCTNPQDYGLFKLVQGEETLLGDHECPQELSHCLFAYKRIDAKIAWPKTSS